In Macadamia integrifolia cultivar HAES 741 chromosome 5, SCU_Mint_v3, whole genome shotgun sequence, a single window of DNA contains:
- the LOC122078902 gene encoding putative clathrin assembly protein At2g01600 produces MATLQTSWRKAYGALKDTTKVGLAKVNSDFKDVDVAIVKATNHVECPPKERHIRKILPATSVIRPRADVVYCIHALARRLAKTHNWTVALKTLIVIHRLLREGDPTFREELLNFTQRGRILQLSNFKDDSSPIAWDCSAWVRTYGLYLEERLECFRVLKYDIEAEHLPRPTQGQEKGYSRTRDLDSEELLEQLPAFQQLLYRLIGCRPEGAAVGNYVIQYALALVLKESFKLYCAINDGIINLIDKFFEMPRHEAMKALEIYKRAGQQTGGLSDFYEVCRGLELARNFQFPVLREPPQSFLATMEEYIKEAPRMVSISTEQLEFPERLLLTYKPEEAPSPDDVKPPVEEPRPLPFDEVAAEPSEITPEVTPPPNSLDTGDLLGLNGGTPDASAIEEGNALALAIVPSNDTASYDFGSVQAKDLDPTGWELALVTTPSSNLSTVNERQLAGGLDSLTLNSLYDEGAYRAARQPAYGVPAPNPFEVQDPFAFSNSIPPPPAVQMAAMAQQQPNPFAQYQPTHQHQYQQQQQQQQQIMDPSNPFGDTGFGGFHVNPALHPQSNNPFGTTGLL; encoded by the exons ATGGCGACGCTTCAGACTTCTTGGAGAAAGGCTTATGGTGCTCTCAAAGACACCACCAAAGTCGGCCTCGCCAAAGTTAATAGCGATTTCAAG gACGTGGATGTTGCGATCGTGAAGGCCACGAATCACGTCGAATGCCCTCCCAAGGAGAGGCATATCAGGA AAATCTTGCCTGCTACCTCAGTGATTCGGCCGCGAGCGGATGTTGTTTACTGTATACATGCTCTTGCCAGGCGATTGGCTAAGACTCACAACTGGACG GTGGCATTAAAAACATTAATAGTTATACATAGATTGCTGAGGGAGGGTGACCCTACTTTCCGTGAAGAGCTTCTAAATTTCACACAGAGAGGGCGAATTCTCCAGTTATCCAATTTCAAGGATGATTCAAGCCCGATAG CTTGGGATTGCTCTGCATGGGTTCGTACTTATGGACTATATTTGGAGGAAAGACTGgaatgttttagggttttgaagtaCGATATTGAAGCTGAACATCTCCCAAGACCTACCCAAGGGCAGGAGAag GGTTACAGTCGAACCAGGGATCTTGACAGTGAAGAACTGTTGGAGCAGTTGCCAGCTTTCCAACAGCTGCTGTACCGTCTTATTGGATGCCGG CCAGAAGGTGCTGCTGTTGGCAATTACGTAATACAATATGCCCTGGCACTG GTACTCAAAGAGAGTTTTAAACTCTATTGTGCTATTAATGATGGTATCATCAATCTTATTGATAAg TTTTTTGAGATGCCAAGACATGAAGCTATGAAAGCCCTGGAAATCTACAAACGAGCTGGCCAGCAG ACAGGGGGCCTTTCTGATTTCTATGAAGTTTGCAGAGGATTGGAACTTGCGAGAAATTTCCAGTTTCCTGTTTTGAGAGAG CCTCCACAGTCGTTTCTCGCAACCATGGAAGAATACATAAAAGAAGCACCTCgtatggtttcgatttcaactgAGCAATTG GAATTTCCAGAGAGATTACTTCTGACTTACAAACCAGAAGAAGCTCCTTCTCCTGATGATGTAAAACCTCCAGTAGAGGAACCAAGGCCACTTCCTTTCGACGAGGTTGCTGCTGAACCTTCTGAGATTACTCCTGAAGTTACTCCTCCCCCTAACAGCCTTGACACTGGAGATCTTCTG GGATTAAATGGTGGAACTCCTGATGCATCTGCGATAGAGGAAGGCAATGCATTGGCTTTAGCCATTGTTCCATCTA ATGATACTGCATCATATGATTTTGGGTCTGTTCAAGCAAAGGATCTGGATCCTACCGGATGGGAGCTTGCACTGGTTACTACACCAAGCAGCAATTTATCTACAGTTAATGAAAGACAATTG GCTGGTGGATTGGATTCACTCACTCTCAACAGCTTGTATGATGAAGGTGCATATAGAGCTGCTCGGCAGCCTGCTTATGGAGTGCCAGCTCCAAACCCTTTTGAAGTCCAGGATCCGTTTGCTTTTTCAAACAGTATTCCTCCCCCACCAGCAGTTCAAATGGCTGCAATGGCTCAGCAACAGCCGAATCCTTTTGCACAGTATCAGCCCACCCATCAGCATCAGtatcagcagcagcagcagcagcagcagcagattATGGACCCATCAAATCCTTTTGGTGACACAGGCTTTGGGGGCTTTCATGTGAACCCAGCTCTTCATCCGCAAAGTAATAATCCTTTTGGGACTACTGGCCTGCTATAG
- the LOC122078903 gene encoding probable NAD(P)H dehydrogenase subunit CRR3, chloroplastic: MGSLGCLSLSLSTTTTSRCRKLTVLATPSESPTQAPDSPTPPTPKKSNLAGFGGVRSSRNGAVKTPKQRQPSIAEVERAIGAGIFRDDGSPTTRDSSESSTILDMFLSTKTSRPEGSVEKKLRETGEWLIDSSKGKSGSAGQEILLVVSLWILPVWMFFLFVASGVIKLPSSIRFLDDLIM, encoded by the exons ATGGGAAGCCTAGGCTGTTTATCCCTATCCTTGAGCACTACCACCACTAGCAGGTGCCGCAAGCTTACCGTTTTGGCAACTCCATCTGAGAGCCCAACTCAAGCACCTGATTCTCCGACCCCTCCAACTCCAAAAAAGTCCAATCTTGCTGGTTTTGGTGGGGTACGGTCGAGTAGAAATGGAGCAGTAAAGACACCGAAGCAAAGGCAACCATCCATTGCGGAGGTCGAAAGGGCTATTGGCGCCGGAATCTTCCGTGATGACGGCAGCCCTACAACCAG GGACTCAAGTGAAAGCTCCACGATATTGGACATGTTCTTGTCGACCAAAACTAGCCGGCCTGAAGGATCTGTGGAGAAGAAGCTTCGGGAAACAGGGGAGTGGCTCATTGACTCCTCTAAAGGAAAATCTGGTTCTGCTG GGCAGGAGATTCTGCTTGTAGTATCTCTATGGATTCTACCTGTGTGGATGTTTTTCCTGTTTGTTGCATCTGGGGTCATAAAGCTACCTTCCAGTATCCGCTTTCTGGATGACTTAATCATGTAA
- the LOC122079886 gene encoding aspartic proteinase NANA, chloroplast-like translates to MSLQSLLQFLLLLFISINGFSVNPTFAKVSSVIHFEMIHRHSPEILGEKILSRIERIKELLDGDKIRMEIISHKHKLRAELEATSSSSSSSRRRASQLRGGVHGANSNSSFSLPLLSGSYVNKASYYVPFRFGTPAQKFLLVADTGSDLTWINCRLKCNQRNRGQIGRFCITKDDDTGRRIFYPDRSRTFRTVPCSTELCRQGFFDLMSTTECPTPKSPCSYSYPYASTEVAEGIFAYDSVTVNLADGRKKKIHGMLMGCSREWDETSGLANADGILGLGFNSHTFVSSVYKDYQGKFSYCLMDGSSPKNVSNYLTFGHRNAEEMPPNMEFTELGLIGDHFCVTVEGIYVDGVKLDIPDQVWKIEMGGGMIIDSGFSLTTWVQEAYGPIMAALETPLLHRYPRIEVEGLESCFKVPKTDKKYESLVPKLEIQFMSGVRLKPAVKSYFIDGDDNGAKCIGFIPVPVEDPSDSYISILGNIMQENHMWEFDISRSRLGFASSSCVLRHHHRFPSHS, encoded by the coding sequence ATGTCGTTACAATCCCTCCTCCAGTTCTTATTGTTACTCTTCATTTCCATTAATGGGTTCTCTGTGAATCCCACATTTGCCAAAGTATCATCTGTGATTCACTTTGAGATGATTCACAGACACTCTCCAGAGATCTTGGGTGAGAAGATATTAAGCCGGATCGAGCGCATCAAGGAACTCCTTGATGGCGATAAGATTCGCATGGAGATTATATCCCACAAGCACAAGCTCAGGGCAGAGTTAGaagcaacatcatcatcatcatcatcatcaaggagaagggcATCTCAATTGCGTGGTGGTGTTCATGGGGCCAACTCCAACTCTTCCTTCTCGCTTCCGTTGCTGTCTGGGTCTTATGTGAACAAAGCTTCGTACTATGTACCATTCAGATTCGGCACACCAGCTCAGAAATTCCTGTTGGTAGCTGATACAGGGAGCGACCTCACCTGGATAAATTGCAGGCTCAAGTGTAATCAGAGAAACCGGGGCCAGATTGGGAGATTTTGCATTACAAAAGATGATGACACAGGAAGACGAATCTTCTATCCTGATCGTTCCCGAACCTTCAGAACCGTCCCCTGCTCCACCGAATTGTGTCGACAAGGTTTCTTCGATCTCATGTCTACCACTGAATGTCCAACACCCAAGTCCCCTTGCAGCTACTCATACCCTTACGCTAGCACAGAAGTAGCCGAAGGCATCTTCGCCTATGATTCAGTGACAGTGAACCTTGCCGACGGTCGCAAGAAGAAGATCCATGGCATGTTGATGGGTTGCAGTCGGGAATGGGACGAAACCAGTGGATTGGCCAACGCCGACGGCATCCTCGGTCTGGGTTTTAACTCCCATACCTTCGTCTCCAGCGTCTATAAGGATTACCAGGGGAAATTCTCTTACTGCCTGATGGACGGAAGCAGCCCCAAGAATGTATCAAACTACCTCACCTTCGGCCATCGCAACGCCGAAGAGATGCCTCCCAACATGGAATTCACAGAATTGGGCCTCATTGGAGACCATTTCTGCGTCACCGTTGAAGGAATTTATGTGGATGGGGTGAAATTGGACATCCCCGACCAGGTTTGGAAGATCGAAATGGGAGGAGGAATGATAATTGACTCTGGGTTTAGCTTAACAACTTGGGTTCAAGAGGCATATGGTCCTATCATGGCCGCCCTTGAGACGCCATTGCTTCACAGGTACCCAAGAATCGAGGTGGAGGGCTTGGAATCCTGCTTCAAGGTCCCCAAAACTGACAAGAAGTATGAGTCGTTGGTGCCAAAGTTAGAGATCCAGTTCATGTCTGGGGTTCGATTGAAGCCAGCAGTGAAGAGCTATTTTATTGACGGAGACGACAACGGCGCGAAGTGTATTGGGTTTATTCCGGTGCCAGTTGAAGACCCTTCTGACAGTTACATCTCCATACTTGGAAACATAATGCAAGAGAATCATATGTGGGAGTTCGATATTTCTCGGAGTCGTTTGGGATTTGCTTCCTCCTCTTGTGTGCTTCGCCACCACCATAGGTTTCCATCTCATTCCTAA
- the LOC122078204 gene encoding vacuolar protein sorting-associated protein 26C-like yields the protein MSIELKLSRSNCVYRPSDLLEGKVITNFPFSIYHQGIRLTVTGTVNLHVRGGSAGVIESFYGVVKPISIMNRSVEIRSSGKLGSGANEIPFSITLRQQGQDNSETFYETFHGANISVQYLITVDINRGYLHKSLSATMEFIIESEKCNLLEAPVSPEMIVFYITQDTQNHPLHPELRSGGFRITGKISTQCSVLDPINGELTVEASAVPIYSIDIHLLRVESIIVGEMIVSETSIIQTTQIADGDVCRNMTLPIYVILPRLLTCPTVFAGPFLIEFQVSIVISFWSDLSKLQPKSDPKTPRLWLARETASLELVRTKCDWL from the exons ATGTCGATTGAGCTTAAACTATCTCGATCAAACTGTGTCTACCGCCCCTCT GATCTCCTTGAAGGCAAGGTCATCACGAATTTTCCTTTTTCGATCTATCACCAAGGAATTCGCCTCACTGTCACCGGAACCGTTAATTTGCAT GTCCGTGGTGGATCAGCGGGAGTAATCGAGTCTTTCTATGGCGTTGTAAAACCTATCTCCATCAT gaatagaagtgttgaGATTAGATCTTCTGGGAAGTTAGGTTCAGGTGCAAATGAG ATACCATTCTCCATTACTCTGAGACAGCAAGGACAAGATAATTCTGAAACATTTTACGAGACATTCCATGGAGCGAATATCAGCGTCCAg TATCTGATAACTGTAGATATAAACAGAGGGTACCTACATAAATCCTTATCTGCTACCATGGAATTCATAATTGAAAGTGAAAAGT GCAATCTTCTTGAGGCACCTGTTTCTCCGGAAATGATTGTCTTTTATATTACTCAAGACACACAAAATCATCCATTACACCCTGAGCTGCGATCAG GTGGATTCCGGATCACAGGGAAAATCTCCACTCAATGTTCTGTGTTGGATCCTATTAATGGTGAGCTGACAGTAGAAGCATCTGCTGTTCCTATATATTCAATTGATATTCATTTACTCCGAGTGGAATCCATTATTGTGGGAGAGATGATTGTCAGTGAGACGTCTATAATTCAGACTACCCAG ATAGCAGATGGAGATGTTTGTCGTAACATGACTCTACCGATCTATGTTATACTTCCACGTCTTTTGACTTGTCCAACAGTCTTTGCTGG TCCATTTTTGATTGAGTTTCAGGTATCCATCGTTATCAGTTTCTGGTCAGATCTATCAAAACTGCAGCCAAAATCTGATCCCAAAACTCCCAGACTCTGG CTTGCAAGGGAGACAGCATCACTGGAGTTGGTTCGAACAAAGTGTGACTGGTTGTAG
- the LOC122078219 gene encoding senescence-associated protein AAF, chlorolplastic isoform X1 — protein sequence MALTPSQVSTGPMMTDNANKIESYRTYSFAKPLRYTGLHHTSQRVEYRRSSDGHLLAAKFNFSSESLWRLNGKHCIYTVSWEPSVLCLSTGTHNTEARECVRDTDDCSDKSRTQIGDPEVEQLFDSFLPEHPVMSESPSTYSRQGLAEACKFVYNDAKFVNERARNDIVLLSRGIMRLNDRARQDVAILGLEFLKLDARAREDTEKIDHGVKKKAERLHHIAMLLKDKAGSKLKSVADKHWSDGALEADLRRADFCVKRRAMEDALMALEFVKNIHDIMVSKMYKLPLHRKQGSRSANDMLGHIMLEKNGKTLDFFPGEVSTDRISAIQDVYWSMASALSEADGIDYTDPEELELLIATLIDLDAMDGKSSVSLLAECSSSPDVSTRQALANALAAAPSMWTLGNAGMGALQRLANDSNPVIARAASKAINELKKQWEIEEGDTWRFTMNQEQVGDIDDDETDGCVEAG from the exons ATGGCCCTTACTCCAAGCCAAGTTTCCACTGGCCCTATGATGACTGATAATGCCAATAAGATTGAATCATATAGAACTTATTCATTTGCAAAGCCATTACGATACACTGGGTTACATCATACGAGTCAAAGAGTTGAATATAGAAGATCTAGTGATGGACATCTCTTGGCTGCAAAGTTTAACTTCTCTTCGGAGAGTTTATGGCGTCTAAATGGAAAGCATTGTATTTACACTGTCTCTTGGGAACCTTCTGTTTTATGCTTGTCCACAGGGACACATAATACCGAAGCAAGAGAATGTGTTAGAGACACTGATGATTGTTCAGATAAATCAAG AACCCAAATTGGAGATCCAGAAGTTGAACAGCTTTTTGATTCATTCTTGCCTGAGCATCCAGTCATGTCTGAAAGCCCTTCTACTTACTCACGTCAGGGCTTAGCTGAGGCTTGCAAATTTGTTTACAATGATGCAAAGTTTGTTAATGAAAGGGCTCGTAACGACATTGTCTTGCTTTCACG TGGCATAATGAGATTGAATGATCGGGCACGCCAAGATGTTGCAATTCTTGGTCTAGAGTTTCTTAAACTTGATG CCCGGGCACGTGAGGACACTGAGAAGATTGACCACGGTGTGAAGAAGAAAGCGGAACGATTACATCATATAGCTATG CTCCTTAAGGACAAAGCTGGATCTAAGCTGAAAAGTGTGGCAGACAAGCATTGGAGTGACGGGGCGTTGGAG gCTGATTTACGGAGAGCTGACTTCTGTGTTAAACGACGTGCCATGGAAGATGCTTTGATGGCTCTGGAG TTTGTCAAGAACATACATGATATAATGGTGAGCAAGATGTACAAGCT TCCTTTACATAGGAAACAAGGTTCTAGATCTGCTAATGACATGCTGGGGCATATAATGCTTGAAAAAAATGGCAAGACTCTTGATTTCTTCCCAGGAGAAGTCTCCACCGATCGGATTTCTGCCATTCAG GATGTATACTGGAGTATGGCATCTGCACTGTCTGAAGCTGATGGCATTGATTACACTGATCCGGAAGAG CTGGAATTGTTGATTGCAACCCTTATAGATCTTGATGCAATGGATGGCAAAAGTAGTGTTTCACTGTTGGCAGAGTGTTCAAGCTCTCCTGATGTCAGTACTAG GCAAGCACTAGCCAATGCATTGGCAGCAGCTCCATCCATGTGGACTCTTGGGAATGCTGGCATGGGAGCATTACAG AGGCTGGCTAATGACAGTAATCCAGTTATTGCAAGAGCTGCATCCAAAGCTATCAATGAACTGAAAAAACAATGGGAAATAGAAGAGGGAGATACTTGGAGGTTCACAATGAATCAGGAGCAGGTGGGGGATATCGATGATGACGAAACTGATGGTTGTGTGGAGGCTGGCTAA
- the LOC122078219 gene encoding senescence-associated protein AAF, chlorolplastic isoform X3, translated as MSESPSTYSRQGLAEACKFVYNDAKFVNERARNDIVLLSRGIMRLNDRARQDVAILGLEFLKLDARAREDTEKIDHGVKKKAERLHHIAMLLKDKAGSKLKSVADKHWSDGALEADLRRADFCVKRRAMEDALMALEFVKNIHDIMVSKMYKLPLHRKQGSRSANDMLGHIMLEKNGKTLDFFPGEVSTDRISAIQDVYWSMASALSEADGIDYTDPEELELLIATLIDLDAMDGKSSVSLLAECSSSPDVSTRQALANALAAAPSMWTLGNAGMGALQRLANDSNPVIARAASKAINELKKQWEIEEGDTWRFTMNQEQVGDIDDDETDGCVEAG; from the exons ATGTCTGAAAGCCCTTCTACTTACTCACGTCAGGGCTTAGCTGAGGCTTGCAAATTTGTTTACAATGATGCAAAGTTTGTTAATGAAAGGGCTCGTAACGACATTGTCTTGCTTTCACG TGGCATAATGAGATTGAATGATCGGGCACGCCAAGATGTTGCAATTCTTGGTCTAGAGTTTCTTAAACTTGATG CCCGGGCACGTGAGGACACTGAGAAGATTGACCACGGTGTGAAGAAGAAAGCGGAACGATTACATCATATAGCTATG CTCCTTAAGGACAAAGCTGGATCTAAGCTGAAAAGTGTGGCAGACAAGCATTGGAGTGACGGGGCGTTGGAG gCTGATTTACGGAGAGCTGACTTCTGTGTTAAACGACGTGCCATGGAAGATGCTTTGATGGCTCTGGAG TTTGTCAAGAACATACATGATATAATGGTGAGCAAGATGTACAAGCT TCCTTTACATAGGAAACAAGGTTCTAGATCTGCTAATGACATGCTGGGGCATATAATGCTTGAAAAAAATGGCAAGACTCTTGATTTCTTCCCAGGAGAAGTCTCCACCGATCGGATTTCTGCCATTCAG GATGTATACTGGAGTATGGCATCTGCACTGTCTGAAGCTGATGGCATTGATTACACTGATCCGGAAGAG CTGGAATTGTTGATTGCAACCCTTATAGATCTTGATGCAATGGATGGCAAAAGTAGTGTTTCACTGTTGGCAGAGTGTTCAAGCTCTCCTGATGTCAGTACTAG GCAAGCACTAGCCAATGCATTGGCAGCAGCTCCATCCATGTGGACTCTTGGGAATGCTGGCATGGGAGCATTACAG AGGCTGGCTAATGACAGTAATCCAGTTATTGCAAGAGCTGCATCCAAAGCTATCAATGAACTGAAAAAACAATGGGAAATAGAAGAGGGAGATACTTGGAGGTTCACAATGAATCAGGAGCAGGTGGGGGATATCGATGATGACGAAACTGATGGTTGTGTGGAGGCTGGCTAA
- the LOC122078219 gene encoding senescence-associated protein SPA15, chloroplastic isoform X2: MALTPSQVSTGPMMTDNANKIESYRTYSFAKPLRYTGLHHTSQRVEYRRSSDGHLLAAKFNFSSESLWRLNGKHCIYTVSWEPSVLCLSTGTHNTEARECVRDTDDCSDKSRTQIGDPEVEQLFDSFLPEHPVMSESPSTYSRQGLAEACKFVYNDAKFVNERARNDIVLLSRGIMRLNDRARQDVAILGLEFLKLDARAREDTEKIDHGVKKKAERLHHIAMLLKDKAGSKLKSVADKHWSDGALEADLRRADFCVKRRAMEDALMALEFVKNIHDIMVSKMYKLPLHRKQGSRSANDMLGHIMLEKNGKTLDFFPGEVSTDRISAIQDVYWSMASALSEADGIDYTDPEELELLIATLIDLDAMDGKSSVSLLAECSSSPDVSTRQALANALAAAPSMWTLGNAGMGALQVADFFELQAG, translated from the exons ATGGCCCTTACTCCAAGCCAAGTTTCCACTGGCCCTATGATGACTGATAATGCCAATAAGATTGAATCATATAGAACTTATTCATTTGCAAAGCCATTACGATACACTGGGTTACATCATACGAGTCAAAGAGTTGAATATAGAAGATCTAGTGATGGACATCTCTTGGCTGCAAAGTTTAACTTCTCTTCGGAGAGTTTATGGCGTCTAAATGGAAAGCATTGTATTTACACTGTCTCTTGGGAACCTTCTGTTTTATGCTTGTCCACAGGGACACATAATACCGAAGCAAGAGAATGTGTTAGAGACACTGATGATTGTTCAGATAAATCAAG AACCCAAATTGGAGATCCAGAAGTTGAACAGCTTTTTGATTCATTCTTGCCTGAGCATCCAGTCATGTCTGAAAGCCCTTCTACTTACTCACGTCAGGGCTTAGCTGAGGCTTGCAAATTTGTTTACAATGATGCAAAGTTTGTTAATGAAAGGGCTCGTAACGACATTGTCTTGCTTTCACG TGGCATAATGAGATTGAATGATCGGGCACGCCAAGATGTTGCAATTCTTGGTCTAGAGTTTCTTAAACTTGATG CCCGGGCACGTGAGGACACTGAGAAGATTGACCACGGTGTGAAGAAGAAAGCGGAACGATTACATCATATAGCTATG CTCCTTAAGGACAAAGCTGGATCTAAGCTGAAAAGTGTGGCAGACAAGCATTGGAGTGACGGGGCGTTGGAG gCTGATTTACGGAGAGCTGACTTCTGTGTTAAACGACGTGCCATGGAAGATGCTTTGATGGCTCTGGAG TTTGTCAAGAACATACATGATATAATGGTGAGCAAGATGTACAAGCT TCCTTTACATAGGAAACAAGGTTCTAGATCTGCTAATGACATGCTGGGGCATATAATGCTTGAAAAAAATGGCAAGACTCTTGATTTCTTCCCAGGAGAAGTCTCCACCGATCGGATTTCTGCCATTCAG GATGTATACTGGAGTATGGCATCTGCACTGTCTGAAGCTGATGGCATTGATTACACTGATCCGGAAGAG CTGGAATTGTTGATTGCAACCCTTATAGATCTTGATGCAATGGATGGCAAAAGTAGTGTTTCACTGTTGGCAGAGTGTTCAAGCTCTCCTGATGTCAGTACTAG GCAAGCACTAGCCAATGCATTGGCAGCAGCTCCATCCATGTGGACTCTTGGGAATGCTGGCATGGGAGCATTACAGGTGGCTGATTTCTTTGAACTAC AGGCTGGCTAA